In the Pseudanabaena sp. PCC 7367 genome, one interval contains:
- a CDS encoding DevA family ABC transporter ATP-binding protein, producing the protein MQEKTSVPATSVNSIGEEQGDLPDHQIDRADTNADTNADTNAEIKTDIKAEQEPCPGIIPDCKDENLIVKIRHLNFWFGVGNISKQALFDISLDLPKGQIVIMTGPSGSGKTTLLSLIGGLRSVHDGSLRVLGKELVGLSKAQLVQIRRNIGFIFQAHNLFESLSAYQNVSMAIELTKDVGRKRQLAEEVLTAVGLGDRVDYKPNALSGGQKQRVAIARALVNRPKLILADEPTAALDKKTGRDVVTLMQKLTKEDGCTVLMVTHDNRILDVADRIINLVDGNLESDESLDQFVADHDPKALDRRMFML; encoded by the coding sequence ATGCAAGAAAAAACATCAGTCCCAGCCACCAGCGTAAATAGTATTGGTGAGGAGCAAGGCGATCTGCCTGACCATCAGATCGATCGCGCAGATACTAATGCGGATACTAATGCGGATACTAATGCAGAGATTAAGACAGATATTAAGGCAGAACAGGAACCATGCCCTGGTATTATTCCTGATTGTAAGGACGAAAATTTAATTGTCAAAATCCGCCATCTTAACTTCTGGTTTGGGGTTGGCAACATTAGTAAGCAAGCCCTGTTTGATATTAGCCTTGACCTGCCCAAAGGCCAAATTGTAATTATGACTGGCCCATCGGGTTCTGGTAAAACTACGCTATTGAGTTTGATTGGTGGCCTGCGATCGGTTCATGATGGTAGTCTGCGGGTATTGGGGAAAGAGTTGGTTGGTTTAAGCAAGGCACAACTGGTGCAAATCCGGCGCAATATTGGTTTCATTTTCCAGGCGCATAACCTGTTTGAGTCGCTCAGTGCCTATCAGAATGTATCGATGGCGATCGAATTGACCAAAGATGTAGGTCGGAAGCGGCAACTAGCAGAGGAAGTATTAACCGCAGTGGGTTTGGGCGATCGGGTGGACTATAAGCCCAATGCCCTATCAGGGGGGCAAAAACAACGGGTGGCGATCGCTAGAGCCCTGGTAAACCGCCCCAAATTAATTCTGGCAGATGAACCAACCGCAGCGCTGGACAAAAAAACCGGGCGCGATGTGGTGACCCTAATGCAAAAACTAACCAAAGAAGATGGTTGCACCGTACTCATGGTTACCCACGACAATCGCATTCTGGATGTGGCCGATCGGATTATTAATCTGGTGGATGGCAACCTGGAATCAGACGAGAGCCTGGATCAATTTGTGGCTGACCATGATCCCAAAGCCCTCGATCGCCGCATGTTTATGTTGTAG
- a CDS encoding aspartate aminotransferase family protein, giving the protein MTIAPEQTQTQNQTNTTEFDQYVMHTYARFPIALVRGEGCRVWDDTGKEYLDFVAGIATCTLGHAHPIMAEAVSQQMQTLHHVSNLFYVPAQGELAKWLVQNSCADKAFFCNSGAEANEAAIKLARKYAHDKLNIAEPMILTAKASFHGRTLATITATGQPKYQKGFDPLVPGFGYIPYNDLEAARAAIDKYKGKVCAIMLEALQGEGGVNPGDREYFQALRQICDEKGLLLILDEVQVGMGRSGKLWGYENLGIEPDIFTSAKGLGGGIPIGAMLCRANCDVFEPGNHASTFGGNPFACQVALTVCQTIDQHNLIGNARERGQQLRDRLNAIVAQYPAQFDQVRGWGLIDGLVIKEEVELTSRDIVQACIEKGLLLVPAGPKVVRFVPPLIVSHDEINQAIDTVAEAIAALVK; this is encoded by the coding sequence ATGACGATCGCCCCTGAACAAACCCAGACCCAAAATCAAACCAATACCACCGAGTTTGACCAGTATGTGATGCATACCTACGCCAGATTTCCGATCGCGCTGGTGCGTGGTGAAGGTTGTAGGGTGTGGGATGACACTGGCAAAGAGTATTTAGATTTTGTGGCTGGGATCGCCACCTGCACCCTGGGACATGCCCATCCGATTATGGCCGAGGCTGTGAGTCAGCAGATGCAAACCCTGCACCATGTGTCTAATCTTTTCTATGTGCCGGCTCAGGGGGAATTGGCCAAGTGGCTAGTGCAAAATTCCTGCGCTGATAAGGCGTTCTTTTGTAATTCTGGAGCAGAGGCGAATGAAGCGGCGATCAAACTGGCGCGTAAATATGCCCATGACAAGTTAAATATTGCTGAGCCCATGATTCTTACCGCCAAGGCGAGTTTTCATGGCCGCACTCTGGCCACAATTACGGCCACTGGACAGCCCAAATATCAAAAGGGCTTTGATCCGTTGGTGCCGGGATTTGGCTATATTCCCTACAATGACCTGGAAGCAGCCAGGGCCGCGATCGACAAGTACAAAGGCAAAGTTTGCGCGATCATGCTGGAAGCCTTGCAGGGCGAGGGCGGGGTTAATCCTGGCGATCGGGAATATTTCCAGGCTCTGCGCCAGATCTGTGATGAGAAAGGGCTTTTACTAATCCTGGATGAAGTGCAAGTGGGCATGGGTCGCAGCGGCAAGCTGTGGGGCTATGAAAATCTGGGCATTGAACCGGATATATTTACCTCGGCCAAGGGTCTGGGGGGCGGCATCCCGATCGGGGCGATGCTGTGTCGCGCTAACTGCGATGTCTTTGAGCCGGGTAACCATGCCAGCACTTTTGGTGGTAATCCCTTTGCCTGCCAGGTAGCACTCACGGTTTGCCAAACCATTGATCAACATAATTTGATTGGTAATGCCAGAGAGCGCGGCCAACAACTCAGAGATCGTCTGAATGCGATCGTGGCTCAATATCCAGCGCAATTTGACCAGGTACGAGGTTGGGGATTAATTGATGGTCTGGTGATTAAGGAAGAAGTGGAACTAACTTCCCGCGATATTGTGCAGGCTTGCATCGAAAAAGGATTGCTTTTAGTTCCGGCTGGCCCCAAGGTGGTCAGGTTTGTGCCGCCGTTGATTGTGAGCCATGACGAGATTAACCAGGCGATCGATACTGTGGCCGAGGCGATCGCAGCGCTGGTTAAATAA